In the genome of Halapricum salinum, one region contains:
- the thsB gene encoding thermosome subunit beta — protein sequence MQGQPMIILGEDSQRMQDKDAQSHNISAARAVAESVRSTLGPKGMDKMLVTSTGDVTVTNDGVTILREMDIDNPTAEMIVEVAETQEDEAGDGTTSAVSIAGELLKNAEDLLEQDIHPTAIIKGFDMAAKQARSEIDDIAEEIDVDDTEVLKQVAETSMTGKGAEQNKDLLAQLVVDAIEHVSVEAEDGSTVVDLEFLNITSESGATAAESELLEGVLVKDDPAHEDMPTDFEDADVLLLDTALEIQEANADAQLSVDDPSQLQQFVEQEEQQLKDMVETIKASGADVVFCQKNVDDMVQHLLAKEGILATKRTKQSDIEFLKEVVDARIVSDLDSLTAADLGTGTVSRDDDSGWFVVEGENSHGVTLLLRGSTGHVVDELERGVNDALDVVAAAVADGLVLAGGGAVEVELASRLRDYADSISGREQLAIEAFADSLELIPRVLAENAGLDSIDTLVDLRAAHESGDERAGLNVFSGDVEDTYEAGVVETAHAKSQAVSSAAEAANLVLKIDDIIAAGDLSTSGGEDAGGPGGAPGGGMGGMGGGMGGMM from the coding sequence ATGCAGGGTCAGCCCATGATTATTCTGGGCGAGGATTCCCAGCGGATGCAGGACAAGGACGCACAGAGCCACAACATCTCTGCGGCCCGCGCGGTGGCCGAGTCGGTACGCTCGACGCTCGGACCGAAGGGGATGGACAAGATGCTCGTCACATCCACGGGGGACGTCACCGTCACCAACGACGGCGTCACCATCCTCCGGGAGATGGACATCGACAACCCGACCGCGGAGATGATCGTCGAGGTCGCCGAGACCCAGGAAGACGAGGCCGGCGACGGCACGACCTCCGCGGTCTCGATCGCGGGCGAGCTCCTGAAGAACGCCGAGGACCTGCTGGAGCAGGACATCCACCCGACGGCGATCATCAAGGGCTTCGACATGGCCGCGAAGCAGGCCCGAAGCGAGATCGACGACATCGCCGAGGAGATCGACGTCGACGACACCGAGGTCCTCAAGCAGGTCGCCGAGACCTCGATGACGGGCAAGGGCGCAGAGCAGAACAAGGACCTGCTCGCCCAGCTCGTCGTCGACGCCATCGAGCACGTCTCCGTCGAGGCCGAGGACGGTTCTACTGTGGTCGATCTGGAGTTCCTCAACATCACCAGCGAGTCCGGTGCGACCGCCGCCGAATCCGAGCTGCTGGAGGGCGTCCTCGTCAAGGACGACCCCGCACACGAGGACATGCCGACGGACTTCGAGGACGCCGACGTTCTTCTGCTCGACACCGCACTGGAGATCCAGGAGGCCAACGCCGACGCCCAGCTCAGCGTCGACGACCCCTCCCAGCTCCAGCAGTTCGTCGAGCAGGAGGAACAGCAGCTCAAGGACATGGTCGAGACGATCAAGGCCTCGGGCGCGGACGTCGTCTTCTGTCAGAAGAACGTCGACGACATGGTCCAGCACCTGCTGGCCAAGGAGGGAATCCTCGCGACCAAGCGGACCAAACAGTCCGACATCGAGTTCCTCAAGGAGGTCGTCGACGCCCGGATCGTCTCCGATCTGGACAGCCTCACCGCCGCGGATCTCGGAACCGGCACCGTCTCCCGTGACGACGACAGTGGCTGGTTCGTCGTCGAGGGCGAGAACTCCCACGGCGTCACCCTCTTGCTTCGCGGTTCGACCGGCCACGTCGTCGACGAACTCGAACGCGGCGTCAACGACGCCCTCGACGTCGTCGCCGCGGCGGTCGCCGACGGTCTCGTCCTCGCTGGCGGTGGTGCAGTCGAGGTCGAACTCGCCTCCCGTCTGCGTGACTACGCCGACTCAATCAGCGGCCGTGAGCAGCTCGCTATCGAGGCCTTCGCGGACTCGCTGGAACTCATCCCGCGCGTCCTCGCCGAGAACGCCGGCCTGGACTCGATCGACACGCTGGTCGACCTCCGCGCCGCCCACGAGTCTGGCGACGAACGCGCCGGTCTGAACGTCTTCAGCGGCGACGTCGAGGACACCTACGAGGCCGGCGTCGTCGAGACGGCCCACGCCAAGTCCCAGGCCGTCTCCTCGGCTGCCGAAGCCGCGAACCTCGTGCTGAAGATCGACGATATCATCGCTGCCGGCGATCTGTCGACCTCCGGCGGCGAAGACGCGGGCGGTCCCGGCGGTGCGCCCGGCGGCGGCATGGGCGGTATGGGCGGCGGCATGGGCGGCATGATGTGA
- a CDS encoding DUF7383 domain-containing protein — translation MHADYATVSVQELLAPDETALDLPWATFVGDHGKSHTFEVPATNPTDSYLEIQAYDVAEYGHQIMLNDEPLSGFDIPPGEGWQYWMDTIAGSPLRPGENRLRFERDGATDDAFAVGTVVVHWRTDSPEE, via the coding sequence ATGCACGCTGACTACGCGACTGTTTCCGTGCAGGAACTTCTCGCCCCCGACGAGACCGCGCTCGATCTTCCGTGGGCGACGTTCGTCGGCGATCACGGAAAATCTCACACCTTCGAGGTTCCCGCGACGAACCCGACCGATTCGTATCTCGAGATACAGGCGTACGACGTCGCCGAGTACGGCCACCAGATCATGCTCAACGACGAGCCGCTCTCGGGATTCGATATCCCGCCCGGTGAGGGCTGGCAATACTGGATGGACACCATTGCCGGGTCCCCGCTTCGCCCGGGTGAGAACCGGCTCCGGTTCGAACGCGACGGCGCCACTGACGACGCCTTCGCCGTCGGGACTGTCGTCGTCCACTGGCGAACTGACTCTCCGGAGGAGTGA
- a CDS encoding HVO_0416 family zinc finger protein has protein sequence MASAPSGDDMFDEFLSQRGHETESVGWERSYNKKQCPDCGGLHEGAATECGVCGWSPA, from the coding sequence ATGGCCTCAGCACCGAGTGGCGACGACATGTTCGACGAGTTTCTGTCACAGCGCGGCCACGAAACCGAGTCTGTAGGCTGGGAACGCAGCTATAATAAGAAGCAGTGCCCCGACTGTGGGGGGCTTCACGAAGGGGCGGCGACAGAGTGCGGCGTCTGTGGCTGGTCACCTGCCTGA
- a CDS encoding GNAT family N-acetyltransferase: protein MRSHDCAIDPEQTYNRPYEGAGPPTGVRMPDVSVRTAKPGDAEAVLEVKRAAIEELAARAYTPVELEAWAPDDDAIEEYRSAMSADQFQILVAEDDDTIAGYGVLNAEQSRVEALFVRPFWARLGIATRLLRQLEMSAAFDGCETLSVVSSLNAVGFYEALGYDRVEQRSRTIDGVDIEFTLLEKDLSTRAWAAQTE, encoded by the coding sequence GTGCGATCGCATGACTGTGCGATCGATCCGGAACAGACTTACAACCGACCGTATGAAGGGGCTGGACCGCCAACCGGCGTGCGGATGCCGGACGTGTCGGTTCGGACGGCCAAGCCAGGCGACGCCGAGGCTGTCCTCGAAGTGAAGCGCGCGGCGATCGAGGAACTCGCCGCGCGTGCGTACACGCCCGTCGAACTGGAAGCCTGGGCTCCGGACGACGACGCCATCGAGGAGTACCGTTCGGCGATGTCCGCCGACCAGTTTCAGATCCTCGTCGCCGAGGACGACGACACGATCGCCGGCTACGGGGTCCTCAACGCCGAGCAGTCCCGCGTCGAAGCGCTGTTCGTCCGCCCGTTCTGGGCGCGCCTGGGGATCGCGACCCGCCTGCTCCGTCAACTGGAGATGAGTGCTGCCTTCGACGGCTGTGAGACGCTCTCGGTCGTCTCCTCGCTCAACGCTGTCGGATTCTACGAAGCACTGGGCTACGACCGCGTCGAGCAGCGATCACGCACCATCGACGGCGTCGACATCGAGTTCACCCTACTCGAAAAAGATCTCTCTACCCGGGCGTGGGCCGCCCAGACGGAGTGA
- the serB gene encoding phosphoserine phosphatase SerB, with protein MLVAFDFDGTLSDSEMTVLLGEQCGVADEMAEITERAMNDEIEYAESLRQRCALLEGLDDTRAETAFGEVLLRDGAADVIADLNDAGVHTAILTGGFERGVEAALAKAGASVDTIVANRLPVENGALTGEVEGPLIEGTKDTALRNLASDLDLDLSETVAVGDGANDLPMLSVAGLSIGFEPKPAVKDSCDIVVTSMPELQIVLEEERVL; from the coding sequence ATGCTCGTCGCCTTCGACTTCGACGGGACCCTCTCCGACTCGGAGATGACGGTCCTCCTCGGTGAGCAGTGTGGCGTCGCCGACGAAATGGCCGAGATCACCGAGCGCGCGATGAACGACGAAATCGAGTACGCCGAGAGCCTTCGCCAGCGCTGTGCCCTGCTGGAAGGTCTCGACGACACCCGCGCCGAGACCGCCTTCGGCGAAGTCCTCCTCCGGGATGGCGCTGCCGACGTGATCGCAGATCTCAACGACGCCGGCGTCCACACCGCCATCCTCACCGGCGGCTTCGAGCGCGGCGTCGAGGCCGCCCTCGCGAAAGCCGGGGCCTCCGTCGACACTATCGTCGCCAACCGACTCCCCGTCGAGAATGGGGCGTTGACTGGCGAGGTCGAGGGACCGCTGATCGAGGGTACCAAAGACACCGCCCTGCGGAATCTCGCCAGCGATCTCGACCTCGATCTCTCCGAGACCGTGGCCGTCGGTGACGGCGCCAACGATCTCCCGATGCTCAGCGTCGCCGGGCTGTCGATCGGTTTCGAACCCAAGCCCGCCGTCAAGGACTCGTGTGACATCGTCGTGACCTCGATGCCCGAACTCCAGATCGTGCTGGAAGAAGAACGAGTCCTCTAA